One Ethanoligenens harbinense YUAN-3 genomic window carries:
- a CDS encoding M14 family metallopeptidase translates to MAIVFNDRMPFGTSELREATHKLQERYASLRTQTIGESVLGRPLFLYLLGQGPCQALYVGGVHALEYITSMLLVRFTERLCACAETGGTLHGLGAASFLSNHALAVLPMLNPDGVEIHLHGAQTAGAAAATVMRLSGGDFSTWQANARGVDLNHNFDAGFRILKQQEAQHGIHGPGPGKFGGYRPESEAETRALCHLCRRIPFKKTIAFHSQGEELYWHYGPKTPPEACQMAMRLGNSAGYAVKNPTGMAAHGGFKDWFIQTFARPGFTVEVGKGHNPLPPENCPVIYEKLEPMMVLGLQV, encoded by the coding sequence ATGGCCATTGTTTTCAACGACCGCATGCCGTTTGGTACATCAGAACTGCGGGAAGCTACCCACAAACTGCAGGAGCGCTATGCGTCCCTGCGCACGCAGACAATCGGCGAAAGCGTGCTCGGACGGCCGCTCTTTCTATATCTGCTGGGCCAGGGGCCGTGCCAAGCGCTCTATGTGGGCGGTGTGCATGCGCTGGAATACATCACGTCCATGCTGCTGGTGCGCTTTACAGAGCGCCTCTGCGCCTGCGCGGAGACAGGCGGCACACTGCATGGGCTGGGCGCGGCCTCATTTCTGTCCAACCATGCGCTCGCCGTTCTGCCCATGCTCAACCCCGACGGTGTGGAAATCCATCTGCACGGCGCACAGACCGCCGGTGCTGCCGCGGCAACGGTGATGCGCCTGTCCGGCGGAGATTTTTCCACCTGGCAGGCCAACGCGCGCGGCGTAGACCTGAACCACAACTTTGATGCCGGCTTCCGCATCCTCAAACAGCAGGAGGCGCAACACGGTATCCATGGCCCGGGGCCCGGAAAATTCGGCGGATACCGCCCGGAAAGCGAAGCAGAGACCCGCGCGCTTTGTCACCTGTGCCGCAGGATACCGTTTAAAAAAACAATCGCGTTCCATAGCCAAGGAGAAGAACTGTATTGGCACTATGGACCCAAAACGCCGCCAGAGGCCTGCCAAATGGCCATGCGCCTCGGAAACAGCGCGGGATATGCCGTGAAAAACCCCACCGGTATGGCGGCACATGGCGGATTTAAGGACTGGTTCATCCAGACCTTCGCCCGCCCGGGGTTCACAGTGGAGGTCGGAAAGGGCCATAACCCTCTGCCTCCGGAAAACTGCCCCGTCATTTACGAAAAACTGGAACCCATGATGGTGCTGGGGTTGCAGGTGTGA
- a CDS encoding NUDIX domain-containing protein: protein MKYEEKMIDSTALYEGRIIRLRKDEVLLPNGHRSTREVVEHPGGVCVVAVADDDTVLLVRQFRYPFGEELLELPAGKLEKGEDPLECGKRELLEETGAVAAEYVSLGAFYPTCGYCNEIIYLYLAKGLTMGEQQPDEDEFLDVVRLPFAQAVSMVLDNTLPDGKTQAAILKAWVLAQKESD, encoded by the coding sequence ATGAAGTACGAAGAAAAAATGATTGACAGCACCGCCCTGTATGAGGGGCGCATCATCCGGCTGCGCAAAGACGAGGTACTGCTTCCGAACGGCCACCGAAGCACCCGCGAGGTGGTGGAGCATCCGGGCGGCGTCTGCGTGGTGGCCGTCGCGGATGACGATACGGTGCTGCTGGTGCGGCAATTCCGCTATCCGTTTGGTGAAGAATTGCTGGAGCTGCCGGCGGGCAAGCTGGAAAAAGGGGAAGATCCGCTGGAGTGCGGTAAACGGGAGTTGTTGGAAGAAACCGGCGCTGTAGCGGCGGAATACGTCTCGCTTGGCGCGTTTTATCCCACCTGCGGGTATTGCAATGAAATCATCTATCTCTACCTTGCAAAAGGGCTGACAATGGGCGAACAGCAACCCGATGAGGACGAATTCCTCGATGTGGTGCGCCTGCCGTTTGCGCAGGCGGTCTCCATGGTGCTGGATAACACGTTGCCCGACGGCAAGACGCAGGCGGCTATCCTCAAGGCGTGGGTGCTTGCGCAAAAAGAGTCCGACTGA
- the dapF gene encoding diaminopimelate epimerase: MQLHFYKMQGIGNDYVYINAMETKVPNPSALSKTVSDRHFGIGSDGLILLLPSTVADVRMQMFNADGSEGKMCGNGIRCVGKLAYELDICKSESMTVETLSGIKTLKLQVEDGKVSSVCVDMGSPSMEIEKIPVRYTERRMVEAPLTVNGTTYSVTCVSMGNPHAVIFTDGIDEMELEKIGPQFEHHEIFPESVNTEFVEALGDHLLKMRVWERGSGETLACGTGACAVVVAACLTKRCPRGEDVDVLLRGGKLTIRWDNDRVWMTGPAELVYTGDIEIVE; encoded by the coding sequence ATGCAGCTTCATTTTTATAAAATGCAGGGAATCGGCAACGACTATGTGTATATCAATGCGATGGAGACTAAGGTTCCAAATCCGTCGGCACTGTCGAAAACGGTCTCCGACCGGCATTTCGGTATCGGGTCGGACGGCCTGATCCTGCTTCTGCCTTCCACGGTGGCCGATGTGCGCATGCAGATGTTCAATGCCGACGGCAGCGAAGGCAAGATGTGCGGCAACGGTATCCGCTGCGTGGGCAAACTGGCGTATGAGCTGGATATTTGCAAAAGCGAATCCATGACGGTGGAGACGCTTTCCGGCATCAAGACGTTGAAATTGCAGGTGGAAGACGGGAAAGTCTCCAGCGTCTGCGTGGATATGGGCAGCCCGTCCATGGAAATTGAAAAGATCCCCGTACGGTATACCGAGCGGCGGATGGTGGAAGCGCCTCTTACCGTGAACGGCACAACCTATTCGGTCACCTGTGTTTCCATGGGTAACCCCCACGCGGTGATCTTCACCGACGGTATCGACGAGATGGAACTGGAAAAGATCGGGCCGCAGTTTGAGCACCACGAAATTTTCCCCGAAAGCGTGAACACCGAGTTTGTCGAGGCGCTGGGCGACCATCTTCTGAAGATGCGCGTGTGGGAGCGCGGCAGCGGCGAAACGCTGGCCTGCGGCACCGGCGCGTGCGCGGTGGTGGTGGCGGCCTGCCTGACCAAGCGCTGCCCGCGCGGCGAGGACGTGGATGTGCTGCTGCGTGGCGGCAAGCTCACCATCCGGTGGGATAATGACCGCGTCTGGATGACCGGCCCCGCTGAACTGGTTTATACCGGCGATATTGAGATCGTGGAATAA
- a CDS encoding LL-diaminopimelate aminotransferase has protein sequence MAFFNENYTKLSESYLFATIEQRVNAYKKANPDKKVISLGIGDVTRPLPQVCLNAMHAAVDEMGSAETFRGYGPYEGYAFLRDAIAEGDFRSRGIDISADEIFVSDGAKSDTGNIGDIFGPENVVAITDPVYPVYIDTNVMAGRTVKIIPCEEANGFAPLPPSFHADIVYLCSPNNPTGSVLNKRQLADWVTYAKANHAVILYDAAYERFITEDEIPHSIFEIEGAKSCAIEFRSFSKTAGFTGTRCGYAVIPKELTLTAGGETFPAHKLWLRHQSTKYNGTSYIIQRGAAAVFTPEGRKEVAELIDDYLENARIIREGLLAAGFSCSGGVNAPYIWLKCPQGLSSWELFDELLNKASVVGTPGAGFGEKGEGFFRLTSFGSRGDTVEAVQRIEQAFK, from the coding sequence ATGGCGTTTTTCAATGAAAATTATACGAAACTGAGCGAAAGCTATCTGTTTGCCACTATCGAACAGCGGGTGAATGCTTATAAAAAAGCCAACCCGGACAAAAAGGTCATCAGTCTTGGTATCGGCGACGTGACCCGTCCGTTGCCCCAGGTCTGCCTGAATGCTATGCACGCCGCAGTGGACGAGATGGGCAGCGCGGAAACGTTCCGCGGGTACGGCCCGTATGAGGGCTATGCGTTTTTGCGTGACGCCATCGCGGAGGGCGATTTCCGCTCGCGCGGTATCGACATCTCGGCGGATGAAATCTTTGTCAGCGACGGTGCCAAGAGCGATACCGGCAACATCGGCGATATTTTCGGGCCGGAAAACGTCGTGGCCATCACCGACCCGGTCTATCCCGTGTATATCGATACCAACGTGATGGCCGGCCGCACGGTGAAGATCATTCCCTGTGAGGAAGCCAACGGGTTTGCACCGCTGCCGCCCTCTTTCCATGCGGATATCGTTTACCTCTGTTCCCCGAATAACCCCACCGGTTCGGTGTTGAACAAACGACAACTGGCGGACTGGGTGACATATGCCAAAGCGAACCATGCCGTCATCCTGTACGACGCGGCGTATGAGCGGTTTATCACCGAGGACGAGATTCCCCATTCCATTTTTGAGATAGAGGGTGCCAAAAGCTGCGCCATCGAGTTCCGCAGCTTTTCCAAAACGGCCGGTTTCACCGGCACGCGTTGCGGCTATGCCGTCATTCCAAAAGAGCTGACGCTCACAGCGGGCGGCGAGACCTTCCCGGCTCATAAACTCTGGCTGCGGCACCAGTCCACCAAATACAACGGCACGTCCTATATTATCCAGCGCGGTGCGGCGGCGGTCTTCACGCCCGAGGGGCGCAAAGAAGTTGCCGAGCTCATCGACGATTACCTTGAAAACGCGCGCATCATCCGTGAGGGCCTGCTGGCCGCCGGATTCTCCTGCTCGGGCGGCGTAAACGCGCCGTATATCTGGCTGAAATGCCCGCAGGGCCTGAGCTCGTGGGAACTGTTTGACGAGCTGCTGAACAAGGCGTCCGTGGTGGGCACACCCGGCGCGGGCTTTGGCGAAAAGGGCGAAGGCTTCTTCCGCCTGACCTCTTTCGGGAGCCGGGGCGACACGGTGGAAGCCGTGCAGCGCATCGAACAAGCGTTCAAATAA
- a CDS encoding GNAT family N-acetyltransferase: MTAPYQKECMDMHLQTEQNRVFMADENQKIVAQVTFPAVKEGLVDINHTFVDESLRGQGVASQMMQAVAENLRRHHQKALLTCSYAVTWFEKHPEYADVKSPAEP; encoded by the coding sequence ATGACCGCGCCGTATCAAAAGGAGTGTATGGACATGCATCTGCAAACCGAACAAAACCGTGTTTTTATGGCGGACGAAAACCAGAAGATCGTCGCGCAGGTGACGTTCCCCGCCGTGAAGGAAGGGCTGGTGGACATCAACCACACGTTTGTGGACGAATCCCTGCGCGGGCAGGGCGTGGCCAGCCAAATGATGCAGGCGGTCGCGGAGAACCTGCGGCGGCACCATCAGAAAGCGCTGCTCACCTGCTCCTATGCCGTCACATGGTTCGAAAAGCATCCCGAATATGCGGATGTGAAATCCCCCGCCGAGCCCTGA
- a CDS encoding amidohydrolase, producing MDAIQKKILDSIDQNSVRIADFAQDIYKNGETGYQEFRTAGKVRAFFDSLGLPTEEGLAITGVKATLGGHYKRTVALIGELDGVRCEKHPDANPINGIAHACGHHIQLAALVGSALALSDPEVAAMLGANVAFWAVPAEEHVDADVRDKLIAQGRIRYITGKGELIRIGEFDGVDAVVVHHVHYAPLEADVLIGCNSSNGYVTKNIRILGRASHAAAAPEKGINALNAAALGFSAVAYQRETFRDEDRVRVHGIVEKGGGAVNVVPEEVVVEAMVRAKTIQAIKDASEKVDRAFRGAAYALGAKVEIKDIPGYLPVIAQPPQRPLREAADVLGNMATIQKADLSGHNPLSTDVGDLSQLMPVLGFTTGGCTGTLHGPDFRVVDLPRTCRLAAKMMALTAYSLLKNQAEELKEIRERFHPQLTKHEYLAYMDGAFQ from the coding sequence ATGGATGCGATTCAAAAGAAGATTCTGGACAGCATCGACCAAAACAGCGTACGCATTGCGGACTTTGCACAGGATATTTATAAAAACGGGGAAACGGGATACCAGGAGTTCCGCACCGCGGGAAAAGTACGGGCCTTTTTCGACTCGCTGGGGCTGCCGACCGAAGAAGGTTTGGCTATCACCGGTGTGAAAGCCACCCTTGGCGGGCATTACAAGCGCACGGTTGCGCTCATCGGAGAACTGGACGGCGTCCGCTGTGAGAAGCATCCCGACGCCAACCCGATCAACGGAATCGCCCACGCCTGTGGGCATCATATCCAGCTGGCGGCGCTGGTGGGGTCCGCCCTCGCCCTTTCCGACCCCGAGGTGGCGGCCATGCTGGGAGCCAATGTGGCGTTTTGGGCCGTGCCGGCCGAAGAGCATGTGGACGCCGATGTGCGGGACAAACTGATCGCACAGGGGCGCATTCGCTACATCACCGGAAAAGGCGAATTGATCCGCATCGGAGAGTTTGACGGCGTCGATGCGGTGGTTGTACATCATGTGCACTATGCTCCTTTGGAAGCGGACGTGTTGATCGGCTGTAATTCTTCCAACGGCTATGTGACCAAGAATATCCGTATTTTGGGCAGGGCGTCCCATGCGGCGGCCGCACCCGAAAAAGGCATCAATGCGCTCAACGCCGCCGCGCTGGGATTTTCGGCAGTGGCGTATCAACGGGAAACGTTCCGCGACGAAGACCGCGTGCGTGTCCACGGCATTGTGGAAAAGGGCGGCGGGGCGGTCAATGTGGTGCCCGAGGAAGTGGTGGTGGAAGCCATGGTGCGGGCCAAGACGATTCAGGCGATCAAGGACGCGTCCGAGAAAGTGGACCGTGCCTTCCGCGGCGCGGCATATGCACTGGGCGCGAAAGTGGAGATCAAAGATATCCCGGGTTATCTGCCCGTGATCGCGCAGCCGCCGCAGCGGCCTCTGCGCGAGGCGGCGGATGTGCTGGGGAATATGGCCACGATTCAAAAGGCGGATCTTTCCGGGCACAACCCACTGTCCACCGATGTGGGCGATCTGTCGCAGCTCATGCCGGTGCTGGGTTTCACCACCGGCGGCTGCACCGGCACGCTGCACGGCCCGGATTTCCGGGTGGTCGACCTGCCGAGGACCTGCCGTTTGGCGGCCAAAATGATGGCACTGACGGCTTATTCGTTGCTCAAAAACCAGGCGGAGGAACTCAAAGAAATCCGCGAGCGGTTCCACCCGCAACTGACCAAACACGAATACCTGGCCTATATGGACGGTGCATTCCAATAA
- the leuB gene encoding 3-isopropylmalate dehydrogenase, with the protein MNYKIAVIKGDGIGPEIVDEATKVLDVIGEKYGHTFTYTNVLMGGCAIDATGVPLPDETVKICKESDSVLLGAVGGPKWDTLPGHLRPEKGLLGIRSALGLYANLRPAVLYAPLKDACMLKPETVKGGLDILIVRELTGGIYFGERGRRQGKNGEEAYDTECYSVPEIERIARVAFETARKRKKKLASVDKANVLESSRLWREVIHRMAKEYPDVECRDVLVDNAAMQLVRDPAQFDVIVTSNMFGDILSDEASMITGSIGMLPSASLGEGKLGLYEPTHGSAPDIAGQGKANPIATIISAGMMLRYAFDLQAEADAIDTAVLAVLEKGLRTPDIAGVGGQKTLTTTEMGDAIRAELRA; encoded by the coding sequence ATGAACTACAAAATTGCGGTCATCAAAGGCGACGGCATCGGTCCGGAGATCGTGGACGAAGCCACCAAAGTGCTCGACGTCATCGGTGAAAAATACGGCCACACCTTCACCTATACCAACGTGCTGATGGGCGGTTGCGCCATCGACGCGACCGGCGTGCCCTTGCCGGACGAAACGGTAAAGATCTGCAAAGAGAGCGACAGCGTGCTGCTCGGCGCGGTGGGCGGCCCCAAATGGGATACGCTGCCCGGCCACCTGCGTCCGGAAAAGGGACTGTTGGGCATCCGCTCCGCGCTGGGGCTCTATGCCAACTTGCGCCCGGCCGTGCTCTACGCGCCGCTCAAAGACGCCTGCATGCTCAAACCGGAAACCGTAAAAGGCGGTCTGGACATCCTCATCGTACGCGAGTTGACCGGCGGCATCTACTTCGGTGAGCGCGGCCGTCGACAGGGCAAAAACGGCGAGGAAGCCTACGACACCGAATGCTATTCCGTACCGGAGATCGAGCGCATCGCCCGCGTTGCGTTCGAGACGGCGCGCAAACGCAAGAAGAAACTGGCTAGCGTAGACAAGGCCAATGTGCTGGAAAGCTCCCGCCTGTGGCGCGAGGTCATCCACCGCATGGCTAAGGAATACCCCGATGTGGAATGCCGCGATGTACTGGTGGACAACGCCGCCATGCAGTTGGTGCGCGACCCGGCGCAGTTCGATGTGATTGTGACCAGCAACATGTTCGGCGACATCCTCTCGGATGAGGCGAGCATGATCACCGGTTCCATCGGCATGCTGCCCTCCGCTTCGCTGGGCGAAGGAAAACTCGGTCTCTATGAGCCGACCCACGGCTCCGCACCGGACATCGCCGGGCAGGGCAAAGCCAACCCGATCGCCACCATCATCTCCGCGGGCATGATGCTGCGCTACGCGTTTGACCTGCAGGCGGAAGCCGACGCCATTGACACCGCCGTGCTGGCCGTGCTGGAAAAAGGACTGCGTACGCCGGACATCGCGGGTGTGGGCGGGCAGAAGACCCTCACCACCACCGAGATGGGTGATGCCATCCGCGCCGAGCTGCGGGCATAA
- the leuD gene encoding 3-isopropylmalate dehydratase small subunit, which produces MNAKGTVFKYGNNVDTDVIIPARYLNSSDPKELASHCMEDIDQTFVKRVKTGDIIVGGKNFGCGSSREHAPLAIKTAGVSCVIAATFARIFYRNSINIGLPIIECPEASEKIKDGDEVEVDFDTGKIVDKTTGETFQGAAFPPFLQNIITNGGLLKAIQNNKL; this is translated from the coding sequence ATGAACGCAAAAGGCACTGTTTTCAAATACGGCAACAACGTCGATACCGACGTCATCATCCCCGCGCGCTACCTCAATTCTTCCGATCCGAAGGAACTGGCCTCCCACTGCATGGAGGACATCGATCAGACGTTCGTCAAGCGCGTCAAAACGGGCGACATCATCGTGGGCGGTAAAAACTTCGGCTGCGGCTCCTCTCGTGAACACGCGCCGCTGGCCATCAAAACGGCGGGCGTCTCCTGCGTGATCGCCGCCACCTTCGCGCGCATCTTCTACCGCAACTCCATCAACATCGGCCTGCCCATCATCGAATGCCCCGAGGCATCCGAAAAGATCAAGGACGGCGACGAGGTCGAAGTGGATTTCGATACGGGCAAAATTGTTGACAAAACCACCGGCGAAACCTTCCAGGGCGCGGCGTTCCCGCCGTTCCTTCAGAACATCATCACAAACGGCGGCCTGCTTAAAGCCATCCAAAACAACAAACTGTGA
- the leuC gene encoding 3-isopropylmalate dehydratase large subunit encodes MGMTMTQKIIAAHAGLDKVEAGQLVMAKVDLVLGNDITAPVAVKNFEAAGFDSVFDKTKIALVMDHFTPNKDIKAAEQCKQVREFAKKYGIVNFFDTGCVGVEHALLPEKGLVTTGDLVVGADSHTCTYGALGAFSTGVGSTDIAAAMKMGKLWFKVPSAIRFILKGKPSKWVGGKDVILHIIGLIGVDGALYKSMEFTGEGLKNLTMEDRLCMANMAIEAGGKNGIFEVDDLTLEYAKEHAAKPVTVYKADEDAEYERTIEIDLSEVKPTVAFPHLPENAHTIDDVGDIKIDQVVIGSCTNGRIEDLRIAADILKGKTVHPDVRCIIIPATQKIWLQAVEEGLAKIFVEANCAFSTPTCGPCLGGHMGILAAGERCVATTNRNFVGRMGHVDSEVYLASPAVAAASALAGKIAGPED; translated from the coding sequence TTGGGAATGACCATGACACAAAAAATCATCGCCGCCCATGCGGGGCTGGACAAGGTGGAAGCCGGCCAGTTGGTGATGGCAAAGGTTGATCTGGTGCTCGGCAACGATATCACCGCACCGGTGGCCGTGAAGAACTTTGAAGCCGCAGGCTTTGACTCGGTGTTCGACAAGACCAAAATCGCGCTGGTGATGGACCACTTCACCCCGAACAAGGACATCAAAGCCGCCGAGCAGTGCAAGCAGGTGCGCGAGTTTGCGAAGAAGTATGGCATTGTCAACTTTTTTGACACCGGCTGCGTGGGCGTGGAGCATGCGCTGCTGCCCGAAAAAGGTCTGGTGACCACCGGCGATCTCGTTGTGGGCGCCGACTCCCACACCTGCACCTACGGCGCGCTGGGCGCATTCTCCACCGGCGTGGGCAGCACCGACATCGCCGCGGCTATGAAGATGGGCAAACTCTGGTTCAAGGTGCCCTCCGCCATCCGCTTCATTCTCAAGGGCAAGCCCTCCAAATGGGTGGGCGGCAAAGACGTCATCCTGCACATCATCGGCCTGATCGGCGTGGACGGTGCGCTTTACAAATCCATGGAATTCACCGGCGAAGGCCTGAAAAACCTCACAATGGAAGACCGCCTTTGCATGGCCAACATGGCCATCGAAGCCGGCGGCAAGAACGGCATCTTTGAAGTGGACGACCTCACGCTGGAATATGCCAAAGAGCATGCCGCCAAGCCGGTGACCGTCTACAAAGCCGACGAGGACGCGGAATACGAGCGTACCATTGAGATCGATCTCTCCGAGGTCAAACCGACCGTGGCGTTCCCGCACCTGCCGGAAAACGCACATACCATCGACGATGTGGGCGACATCAAGATCGATCAGGTAGTCATCGGTTCCTGCACCAACGGACGCATCGAGGATCTGCGCATCGCTGCGGACATCCTCAAGGGCAAAACCGTGCATCCCGACGTGCGCTGCATCATCATCCCCGCCACCCAGAAGATCTGGCTGCAGGCGGTGGAAGAAGGCCTGGCGAAGATTTTCGTGGAAGCCAACTGCGCGTTCTCCACACCCACCTGCGGCCCCTGCCTGGGCGGCCACATGGGCATCCTCGCTGCGGGCGAGCGCTGCGTGGCCACCACCAACCGCAACTTCGTCGGTCGCATGGGCCATGTGGATTCCGAAGTCTATCTGGCAAGCCCGGCCGTGGCGGCCGCTTCCGCACTGGCCGGCAAGATTGCCGGGCCCGAAGACTGA
- the cimA gene encoding citramalate synthase — MKRIEIFDSTLRDGAQGEGISFSVEDKLAITSALDELGVAYIEAGNPGSNPKDLEFFTRAGNLRHAKLCAFGSTRRAGNSVEKDANVLSLEQAGTPAVAIFGKSWDLHVTDVIRTSLDENLNMIRETIAYFKTRGREVIFDAEHFFDGYAENKDYAFAALRAACEGGADVLCLCDTRGAAYLTDIGAAVADICRTFGRRVAIHCHNDTGMAVAGSMVAVDAGAAQVQGTLLGIGERCGNTNLATIIANLQTKRGFSCVPDEQLAQLTPTVRRVAEIANVTLAGDAPYVGKSAFAHKGGMHIDGVMKLPRSFEHIDPDAVGNERRFLLSEVSGRTTVLAAVQRIDPTLTKDSPEVKAVVARIKELEFEGYQFEGAQATVELLIRKVLGVYKPFFELEQYKIIGEQPPVGGRSDTAVIRLRAFGKSEISAAQGDGPVHALDIALKKALTVFYPAVQHIRLTDYKVRVMESRSATASKVRVLIETTDGTASWTTVGVSTDIIAASWIALVDSIEYKLTRDEL; from the coding sequence ATGAAACGCATTGAAATCTTCGATTCCACACTGCGTGACGGCGCGCAGGGCGAGGGTATCTCGTTTTCGGTAGAGGATAAACTGGCCATCACGTCGGCTCTGGACGAACTCGGCGTTGCCTATATCGAGGCGGGCAACCCGGGTTCCAACCCCAAGGACCTGGAATTTTTCACGCGGGCAGGCAACCTGCGGCACGCTAAGCTCTGCGCGTTCGGCAGCACCCGTCGAGCCGGCAACAGTGTGGAAAAAGACGCCAACGTCCTCTCCCTTGAGCAGGCGGGCACCCCGGCCGTCGCCATTTTCGGAAAATCGTGGGACCTGCATGTGACCGATGTCATCCGTACCTCGCTGGACGAAAACCTGAACATGATCCGCGAGACCATCGCCTATTTCAAAACCCGCGGGCGGGAAGTGATCTTCGACGCGGAGCATTTCTTCGACGGGTACGCCGAGAACAAGGACTATGCGTTCGCAGCTCTGCGGGCGGCCTGCGAGGGCGGCGCGGATGTTTTGTGCCTGTGCGACACACGCGGTGCGGCCTATCTCACCGACATAGGCGCAGCGGTCGCGGATATCTGCCGTACCTTCGGCAGGCGGGTCGCCATCCACTGCCACAACGACACCGGCATGGCGGTCGCAGGCTCGATGGTAGCGGTGGACGCAGGTGCCGCGCAGGTACAGGGCACGCTGCTGGGCATCGGCGAGCGTTGCGGCAACACCAACCTGGCCACCATCATCGCCAATCTGCAAACCAAACGCGGCTTTTCCTGCGTGCCGGACGAACAGCTTGCGCAGCTGACTCCCACCGTGCGCCGCGTGGCCGAGATCGCCAACGTCACGTTGGCGGGCGATGCGCCGTATGTAGGCAAAAGCGCATTTGCGCACAAGGGCGGCATGCACATCGACGGCGTGATGAAGCTGCCCCGCAGCTTTGAGCACATCGACCCCGACGCGGTGGGCAACGAGCGGCGCTTCCTGCTCTCGGAAGTGAGCGGGCGCACCACGGTGCTGGCCGCCGTCCAGCGCATCGACCCCACGCTTACCAAAGATTCCCCGGAGGTCAAGGCGGTGGTGGCGCGCATTAAGGAACTGGAGTTCGAGGGTTATCAGTTCGAGGGCGCCCAAGCCACGGTAGAGCTGCTCATCCGCAAGGTGCTCGGCGTCTACAAGCCGTTCTTTGAGTTGGAACAGTACAAGATCATCGGCGAGCAGCCCCCGGTGGGCGGCCGGAGCGATACCGCCGTCATCCGCCTGCGCGCGTTCGGCAAATCTGAAATATCCGCCGCGCAGGGCGACGGCCCGGTGCACGCGCTGGACATCGCGCTGAAAAAGGCGCTCACCGTGTTCTATCCTGCCGTGCAGCACATCCGCCTCACGGATTATAAAGTGCGCGTGATGGAATCGCGCAGCGCCACCGCCTCCAAAGTGCGGGTACTCATCGAGACCACCGACGGCACCGCATCCTGGACGACCGTGGGGGTATCCACCGATATCATCGCCGCATCCTGGATCGCGCTGGTCGATTCCATTGAGTATAAATTGACCCGCGACGAGCTTTAA